The following are encoded in a window of Fusarium oxysporum f. sp. lycopersici 4287 chromosome 5, whole genome shotgun sequence genomic DNA:
- a CDS encoding hypothetical protein (At least one base has a quality score < 10), with protein MKFLSLLTLASFATASPFRRQQTVTGTIKSSVDTLSDASLVTLNQINDNVQLIKDNVDAQIIVEAQALLKANYQAIAQGLATSTTTIVGVTTGAAGGVAAQAIGLTNQQIVTLTVVIRLVIDILENLGATITVTVTDLTPALRATFQAEINAVKAAINPFVSPVLLFAAAVRAANVGGSATITGLDNAIVNLLRVQSEVAASIGIPALSL; from the exons ATGAAgttcctcagcctcctcacTCTTGCTTCCTTCGCCACGGCCTCTCCTTTCCGTCGGCAACAAACCGTCACAGGAACCATCAAGTCTTCAGTTGACACTCTATCTGACGCCTCCTTGGTAACTCTCAACCAGATCA ATGATAATGTTCAACTTATCAAGGACAACGTCGATGCCCAAATCATCGTAGAAGCTCAAGCCCTTCTCAAGGCCAATTACCAAGCTATCGCCCAAGGCCTGGCCACTTCCACAACCACGATTGTCGGCGTCACAACAGGAGCAgctggtggtgttgcggCCCAAGCCATTGGACTTACCAATCAACAGATCGTGACACTCACTGTCGTTATTCGCCTCGTTATCGACATCCTTGAGAACCTCGGCGCCACTATCACCGTCACTGTCACAGACCTGACTCCTGCTCTGCGAGCTACTTTCCAGGCTGAGATCAATGCTGTCAAGGCTGCCATCAACCCCTTTGTTAGCcctgttcttctcttcgcaGCTGCTGTACGAGCTGCGAATGTTGGCGGTAGTGCCACTATCACTGGTCTTGACAATGCTATTGTCAATCTCCTCCGGGTCCAGAGCGAAGTTGCGGCATCTATCGGCATTCCTGCCCTGAGTCTTTAA
- a CDS encoding hypothetical protein (At least one base has a quality score < 10) — protein MAHLQKRKPAQDDFIFTIDDNDDIPVEEEEVTAEPPKKKAKTSKKSKKSKRAASPEDDEEENGVEGIWGFNDDDDGAMDSEFEFGAEEAADLGTVEFEGWGFDGAKKGMAVEKKGVDLDEIIRRRREKKLGKSDPEETVDAEENEAMDVDLDDDDDEVLADDAFGMNVASDVEESGDEKNEDDEDESGAEDKDEDEDEDVEDDDDAASDNDSVATPTGHPDDDASEDSDDEEDAEEEAKRKAFFAPEEEEASGKKSASSFQAMSLSRPILRGLATVGFSKPTPIQAKSIPIALMGKDLVGGAVTGSGKTGAFIVPILERLLYRPKKIPTTRVVVLTPTRELAIQCHAVATKLAAFTDIKFTLAVGGLSLKAQEVELKLRPDVIIATPGRFIDHMRNSASFSVDTVEIMVLDEADRMLEDGFADELNEILTTLPKSRQTMLFSATMTSTVDRLIKIGLNKPARVMVDSQKKTVTTLVQEFVRLRPGREEKRMGYLAHVCKNLYKERVIIFFRQKKEAHRARIIFGLLGLSCAELHGSMNQTQRISSVEDFRDGKVAYLLATDLASRGLDIKGVDTVINYEAPQSLEIYVHRVGRTARAGRKGTALTLASETDRKVVKAAVKAGKAQGAKIVSRQIEAAEVDALQAQIDEMDDEIEEIMQEEKEEKQLAHVEMQVKKGENLIQHEAEIKGRPRRTWFESEHDKKQSKQAGKDELNGMREAMKKKTGKLSNKDKKRLDAKQLRAEGGGEWRKGKSSEADMKARHKEQAKSRAKGRATKEGGKDAAPSKPKGKGRAGGKRR, from the exons ATGGCGCACTTGCAGAAGCGAAAACCCGCGCAAGACGATTTCATCTTTACAATTGACGACAATGACGATATTCctgtcgaggaggaggaagtgaCCGCGGAAcctcccaagaagaaggccaagaccagcaaaaagtcaaagaagtcaaagcGTGCAGCCAGTcctgaagatgacgaggaggagaatgGCGTAGAGGGCATTTGGGGATTcaatgatgacgacgatggtGCCATGGACTCCGAATTCGAGTTTGGCGCTGAGGAAGCTGCCGACCTTGGTACAGTAGAATTCGAGGGATGGGGTTTCGATGGCGCAAAGAAGGGTATGGCCGTTGAAAAGAAGGGTGTTGATCTGGATGAGATTATTCGAAGGCGTCGCGAAAAGAAGCTTGGCAAATCTGACCCCGAAGAGACTGTCGATGCTGAAGAGAACGAGGCCATGGACGTTGATctggatgacgatgatgacgaggttCTCGCAGACGACGCATTCGGTATGAACGTTGCttctgatgttgaggaatccggtgacgagaagaacgaagatgatgaggatgaatcTGGAGCTGAAgacaaggatgaggatgaggatgaggacgtggaagacgatgatgatgctgcaTCGGACAACGACTCTGTCGCTACTCCCACAGGACACCCAGATGACGATGCTTCCGAAGAtagcgacgatgaggaggacgCCGAGGAGGAAGCGAAGCGAAAGGCTTTCTTCGCCccggaggaagaggaggcatCTGGCAAGAAGAGTGCCTCGTCTTTCCAGGCCATGTCTCTGTCACGTCCAATTCTCCGTGGTCTTGCTACAGTAGGATTCTCCAAGCCTACGCCCATTCAGGCCAAGTCAATTCCTATTGCGCTTATGGGTAAAGATCTTGTCGGTGGTGCTGTCACTGGTTCCGGAAAGACTGGTGCCTTTATCGTTCCTATTCTGGAGCGTTTGCTATATCGACCCAAGAAGATTCCCACCACCCGTGTCGTTGTTCTTACTCCTACTCGTGAATTGGCTATCCAATGTCACGCTGTAGCCACAAAGCTTGCTGCCTTCACTGATATCAAGTTCACCCTTGCTGTCGGTGGTCTGAGTCTCAAGGCCCAGGAGGTTGAGCTGAAGTTGCGCCCAGATGTTATTATTGCTACTCCTGGTCGTTTCATTGATCACATGCGAAACTCTGCCAGCTTCAGCGTTGACACTGTTGAGATTATGgtccttgatgaagctgatcGTATGCTTGAGGACGGTTTTGCCGACGAACTTAACGAAATTCTCACAACACTCCCCAAGTCACGACAAACTATGCTCTTCTCCGCTACCATGACATCGACTGTCGACCGTCTTATCAAGATCGGCCTTAACAAACCTGCTAGGGTTATGGTGGATTCTCAGAAGAAGACTGTTACTACACTGGTGCAAGAATTCGTTCGCCTGCGCCCTGGCCGAGAGGAGAAGCGAATGGGTTACCTGGCACATGTTTGCAAGAACCTCTACAAGGAGCGAGTTATTATCTTCTTCCGACAAAAGAAGGAAGCTCATCGAGCTCGAATTATCTTTGGCTTACTCGGTCTCTCATGCGCTGAGCTTCACGGTAGCATGAACCAAACACAG CGTATCTCAAGTGTTGAGGACTTCCGAGACGGCAAGGTGGCGTACTTATTAGCCACCGATCTTGCTTCCCGTGGTCTTGATATCAAAGGCGTCGATACCGTCATCAACTACGAAGCGCCTCAGTCATTAGAAATCTACGTCCACAGAGTTGGTCGAACAGCTCGTGCTGGTCGCAAGGGTACTGCTTTGACATTAGCTTCTGAGACAGACCGCAAGGTCGTCAAGGCTGCTGTGAAGGCTGGCAAGGCCCAAGGTGCCAAGATTGTCAGCCGACAGATTGAGGCTGCAGAGGTTGACGCTCTTCAAGCACAGATCGacgagatggatgatgaaatCGAGGAGATCAtgcaagaagaaaaggaagagaagcagcTCGCCCATGTCGAGATGCAAgtcaagaagggcgagaaCCTCATCCAGCATGAGGCTGAGATCAAGGGACGACCTAGGCGAACATGGTTCGAGTCTGAACACGACAAGAAGCAGTCCAAGCAAGCTGGCAAAGATGAGCTTAACGGCATGAGAgaggcgatgaagaagaagacgggcAAGCTAAGCAACAAGGATAAGAAACGACTTGACGCAAAGCAACTACGTGCCGAGGGTGGCGGAGAGTGGAGAAAGGGCAAGTCGTCAGAGGCTGATATGAAGGCCCGACATAAGGAACAGGCCAAATCAAGGGCCAAGGGCCGGGCGACTAAGGAGGGAGGAAAAGACGCGGCTCCTAGCAAACCCaagggaaagggaagagCCGGTGGTAAGAGAAGATGA
- a CDS encoding RP/EB family microtubule-associated protein (At least one base has a quality score < 10) — MGESRQELVAWLNSLLQLNITKVEQCGTGAALCQVFDSIYMDVPMSKVKFNVNSEYLYIQNFKVLQNTFTKHQIDKPIPVSALIKCKMQDNLEFLQWTKRFWDLNFPDHEYDAVARRKGGSMPPAAAAPRPAASTGAARRVGSGTPSGGPRVAKAAGPATAALQQENATLKETVTGLERERDFYFSKLRDIELLVQQAVDEDPELEKQEDGLVKQIQTILYSTEEGFEIPAEGEGLDDQETF, encoded by the exons ATGGGCGAGTCGAG ACAAGAGCTTGTTGCATGGCTTAACAGCCTGCTTCAGCTTAACATCACCAAGGTTGAGCAATGCGGTACTGG TGCTGCCCTCTGCCAGGTTTTTGACAGTATCTACATGGACGTCCCCATGTCCAAGGTCAAGTTCAATGTGAACTCGGAATACTTGTATATTCAAAATTTCAAGGTCTTGCAAA ACACCTTTACCAAGCACCAGATTGACAAGCCTATTCCTGTCTCCGCACTTATCAAGTGCAAGATGCAGGACAACCTCGAGTTTCTCCAGTGGACAAAGCGATTTTGGGATCTTAACTTCCCCGACCACGAGTACGATGCCGTTGCCCGCCGAAAAGGTGGCTCAATGCCTCCCGCTGCCGCCGCACCCCGACCTGCTGCTAGCACTGGCGCCGCTCGCCGTGTGGGTAGCGGTACCCCCAGTGGTGGACCCCGAGTTGCAAAGGCCGCTGGACCCGCTACCGCAGCTCTTCAGCAAGAAAATGCCACATTGAAGGAGACTGTCACAGGCCTGGAGAGGGAACGAGATTTCTACTTCAGCAAGTTGCGGGATATTGAGCTACTTGTCCAacaggctgttgatgaggaccCGGAGCTGGAGAAACAAGAGGATGGCCTCGTAAAGCAGATCCAAACTATCCTTTACTCAACGGAGGAAGGATTCGAGATTCCTGCTGAGGGCGAGGGTCTCGATGACCAAGAGACCTTTTAA
- a CDS encoding hypothetical protein (At least one base has a quality score < 10) — translation MAEKSDFPDLATIASADHIEDEKKAHTAHDGGHIEGNALLVNRQGEIRKIPVPSSDPNDPLNFKPWEKYGLVFCCCWFSVMGLSVASGLGAILNVFFEMYIPKGFSSDQVVLLITLPTLFIGLGNYIILPLSLAYGRRPIFLISVVVLLAASIAAATQNSYYGHLVSRILQGIATGASESLLPLMLTEVTFLHERAFIFGLYWMVQNAISSSLNLASSYINADLGWRWYYWVFTITVGVGLIIAFLLGFETQFTRPAASLDGQLVITDEFGVTKVIPDSEAQAYLEEMSRSGLTPPNAGNPAQDIERKAYVERLRPWSKPSSQPLRVILLSWKYMLASFSSPGILYAVLTSSIALGCGVGMSLTYNQVLMQYYHWEAKDIGLINVGGVVGAVLGMLYCTFLANPFVLWMARRNRGIHQPEHHLITMAPPAVVGVGMLLLYGFTAGGGATWWGPYLGWTIFQYSFTAVIIISTTFASEAAPKHPGPALVTVVGTKNIISFGVTYGLTPMIEEHGYKWAFGVLAGLFGGIFLLGIPVCIWNPKWRAYVAEREARKGTTTTD, via the exons ATGGCTGAGAAGTCAGATTTCCCAGATCTCGCAACCATCGCTTCAGCAGACCACATCGAAGACGAGAAAAAGGCACACACAGCCCACGATGGCGGTCACATTGAAGGAAACGCTCTTCTTGTTAACAGACAGGGCGAGATTCGAAAGATTCCCGTGCCGTCGTCGGATCCTAATGATCCTTTAAATTTTAAACCGTGGGAGAAATACGGCTTGGTcttttgttgctgttggttctCGGTTATGGGACTCTCAGTTGCTTCGGGTCTGGGAGCTATCTTGAATGTCTTCTTTGAGATGTATATTCCCAAGGGCTTTAGTTCGGATCAGGTTGTGTTACTCATTACATTGCCGACCTTGTTTATTGGACTTG GAAACTACATCATTCTGCCTTTGTCGCTTGCTTACGGCCGTCGAcccatcttcctcatctccgTGGTCGTTCTTCTCGCCGCCAGCATCGCAGCAGCCACTCAAAACAGCTACTACGGCCATCTCGTCTCACGCATACTTCAGGGTATCGCAACAGGCGCATCCgaatctcttcttcctctcatgCTCACAGAAGTGACATTCCTCCACGAACGAGCCTTCATCTTCGGCCTCTACTGGATGGTTCAAAACGCTATTTCATCCTCTCTCAACCTGGCATCGTCATACATCAACGCTGACCTCGGCTGGAGGTGGTACTACTGGGTATTCACCATCACTGTTGGAGTCGGTTTGATCATTGCTTTCTTACTTGGCTTTGAGACACAGTTTACTCGTCCTGCTGCCTCGCTTGATGGCCAGCTTGTCATCACTGATGAGTTTGGAGTCACAAAGGTCATCCCTGATTCTGAGGCTCAGGCCTATCTGGAGGAGATGTCCCGATCGGGATTGACGCCGCCTAATGCCGGAAACCCTGCTCAGGATATTGAGCGCAAGGCATACGTTGAGCGTCTCCGCCCTTGGTCCAAACCATCTTCTCAGCCGTTGCGTGTCATTCTGCTGAGCTGGAAGTACATGCTCGCGTCGTTCTCATCACCCGGTATCTTATACGCGGTCCTCACATCCTCAATCGCTCTTGGCTGTGGTGTTGGTATGTCCTTAACATACAATCAAGTTCTCATGCAGTATTATCACTGGGAAGCTAAGGACATCGGTTTGATCAACGTTGGCGGAGTCGTTGGAGCTGTTCTGGGCATGCTCTACTGCACATTCCTGGCCAATCCCTTCGTTCTCTGGATGGCTCGTCGAAACCGCGGTATTCACCAACCTGAGCATCACCTCATCACCATGGCTCCTCCAGCTGTTGTCGGCGTGGGCATGCTTCTCCTCTATGGCTTCACAGCTGGCGGTGGTGCAACCTGGTGGGGACCGTATCTCGGCTGGACCATCTTCCAGTACTCATTCACagctgtcatcatcatctcgacAACATTTGCTTCTGAGGCTGCTCCCAAGCATCCTGGTCCTGCGCTCGTCACTGTCGTCGGCACCAAGAACATCATCTCTTTTGGTGTTACCTATGGATTGACTCCTATGATTGAGGAGCACGGGTATAAATGGGCCTTTGGTGTCTTGGCTGGATTGTTTGGTGGTATCTTCTTGCTGGGCATTCCTGTCTGTATCTGGAACCCGAAATGGCGTGCATATGTTGCTGAGAGGGAGGCTCGAAAGGGTACTACCACCACTGACTAA